From a single Melospiza georgiana isolate bMelGeo1 chromosome 5, bMelGeo1.pri, whole genome shotgun sequence genomic region:
- the SCRG1 gene encoding scrapie-responsive protein 1: protein MKMLWVLLLVLSSVPGAPAVPAQRRSCHKRLLREHSCHSIPAGTDSLRHVHHALPHHFWEGKGCQVICYCNLNELLCCPKDIFFGPKISFVIPCNSQ from the exons ATGAAgatgctctgggtgctgctgctggtgctgagctcgGTGCCGGGTGCCCCCGCGGTGCCTGCCCAGCGCCGCTCGTGCCACAAGCGGCTCCTCCGGGAGCACAGCTGCCACAGCATCCCCGCGGGCACGGACAGCCTCCGGCACGTCCACCACGCTCTGCCACACCacttctgggaagggaagggctgccAGGTCATCTGCTACTGCAACCTGAATGAACTGCTCTGCTGCCCGAA GGATATCTTCTTTGGACCAAAGATATCTTTTGTGATCCCCTGCAACAGTCAATGA
- the SAP30 gene encoding histone deacetylase complex subunit SAP30 codes for MNGFAPEEVTQRGADPAAAPVVGNAGSAVEVPPPPAPPGLGPAAVAAAGSAGGGCAGGPGAGQLCCLREEGERCGRTAGNASFSKRIQKSISQKKVKIELDKSARHLYICDFHKNLIQSVRNRRKRKGSDDDGDSPVQDIDTPEVDLYQLQVNTLRRYKRHFKLQTRPGLNKAQLVEIIGCHFRTIPVNEKDTLTYFIYSVKNDKNKPDLKMDSGIH; via the exons ATGAACGGCTTCGCCCCCGAGGAGGTGACCCAGCGCGGGGCAGACCCCGCCGCCGCGCCGGTGGTGGGCAATGCGGGCTCCGCCGTGGAggtgccgccgccgccagcGCCGCCGGGGCTGGGTCCGGCCGCCGTCGCCGCCGCGGGCTCGGCGGGCGGCGGGTGcgcgggcggccccggggccgggcagctgtgctgcctgcgGGAGGAGGGGGAGCGATGCGGCCGCACCGCCGGCAACGCCAGCTTCAGCAAGCGCATCCAGAAGAGCATTTCGCAGAAGAAGGTGAAGATCGAGCTGGACAAGAGC GCAAGACATCTGTACATTTGTGACTTCCACAAAAATTTGATTCAGAGTGTGAGAAatagaagaaagaggaaaggcaGCGATGATGATGGTGATTCACCAGTGCAAGACATCGACACTCCCGAG GTTGATTTATATCAGTTACAAGTAAACACACTTCGAAGGTACAAAAGACACTTCAAGCTACAGACCAGACCGGGACTTAACAAAGCACAGCTTGTTGAA ATAATTGGCTGCCACTTTAGGACAATTCCAGTGAATGAAAAGGACACCTTAACATACTTCATCTACTCAGTGAAGAATGACAAGAACAAACCAGATCTAAAGATGGATAGTGGGATTCATTAG
- the HMGB2 gene encoding high mobility group protein B2, translated as MGKGDPNKPRGKMSSYAYFVQTCREEHKKKHPDSSVNFAEFSRKCSERWKTMSSKEKGKFEEMAKGDKARYDREMKNYVPPKGEKKGKKKDPNAPKRPPSAFFLFCSEHRPKIKNDHPGLSIGDTAKKLGEMWSEQSAKDKLPYEQKAAKLKEKYEKDIAAYRAKSKSDAGKKGPGRPAGSKKKAEPEEEEEEEEEEEEEEEDDEDEE; from the exons ATGGGCAAAGGCGACCCCAATAAGCCGCGGGGCAAGATGTCCTCGTACGCCTACTTCGTGCAGACGTGCCGCGAGGAGCACAAGAAGAAGCACCCGGACTCGTCCGTCAACTTCGCAGAGTTCTCGCGGAAGTGCTCGGAGCGGTGGAAG ACAATGTCAagcaaggaaaaaggaaagtttGAAGAAATGGCTAAAGGAGACAAAGCTCGCTATGACAGGGAGATGAAAAACTATGTTCCTCCCAAAGGcgagaagaagggaaagaaaaaggaccCCAACGCTCCTAAAAGACCACC ATCTGCgttcttccttttctgttctgAGCACCGTCCGAAAATCAAAAACGACCATCCTGGCTTGTCCATTGGAGATACAGCAAAGAAATTAGGTGAAATGTGGTCTGAACAGTCGGCCAAAGATAAACTGCCATACGAACAGAAGGCTGCAAAGCTAAAGGAGAAGTATGAAAAG GACATTGCAGCATATCGTGCCAAGAGCAAGAGTGATGCAGGAAAGAAGGGCCCAGGTAGGCCTGCAGGATCTAAGAAGAAAGCAGaaccagaggaggaggaagaggaggaggaggaggaggaggaagaggaagaagatgatGAGGATGAAGAATAA